A stretch of Bos mutus isolate GX-2022 chromosome 8, NWIPB_WYAK_1.1, whole genome shotgun sequence DNA encodes these proteins:
- the ALDH1B1 gene encoding LOW QUALITY PROTEIN: aldehyde dehydrogenase X, mitochondrial (The sequence of the model RefSeq protein was modified relative to this genomic sequence to represent the inferred CDS: inserted 2 bases in 2 codons) encodes MLRFLXPRLFALHHSATQYFSAAALPSPIPNPDIPDNQLFISNEWHDAVSKKTFPTVSPAMGEVIGHVAEGDWADVDLAAKAARAAFRLGSPWRWMDALKRGWLLNHLADLVERDRVYLASLETLDNGKPFQESYVLDLDEVIKVYRYFAGWADKWHSKTIPMDGEHFCFTRHEPVGVCCQIIPWNFPLVMQSWKLALALAMGNTVVTKVAEQTPLSALYLASLIKEVGLPPGLVNIVTGYGPTAGAAIAHHMDIDKVAFTGSTKVGHLIQKVAGNSSLKRVTLELGGKSLSIVLADADMDHAVEQRQEALFFNMGQCCCPGSRTFIEESICDEFLERTVEKAKQRRVGNPFDLDTQQGPQVDRERFERILGYIQLGQKEGAKLLCGGEHFREQGFFIKPTVFGGVQDDMRIAREDIFGPVQPLFKFKKIEEVIERADXRGYGLAAAVFTQDLDKAMYFTQALQAGTVWVNTYNVVTCHTPFGGFKESGNGRELGEDGLKAYTEVKTVTIKVPQKNS; translated from the exons ATGCTGCGCTTCC TGCCCCGGCTGTTTGCCCTGCACCACTCCGCCACCCAGTACTTCTCAGCAGCAGCCCTTCCCAGCCCCATCCCTAACCCAGACATCCCCGACAACCAGCTGTTCATCAGCAACGAGTGGCATGATGCCGTCAGCAAGAAGACTTTCCCAACAGTCAGTCCTGCCATGGGAGAGGTCATCGGCCACGTGGCTGAAGGGGACTGGGCTGACGTGGATCTGGCAGCGAAGGCAGCCCGTGCAGCCTTCCGACTGGGGTCTCCATGGCGCTGGATGGATGCCTTGAAGCGAGGCTGGCTGCTGAACCACCTGGCTGACCTAGTGGAAAGGGATCGTGTCTACTTGGCCTCACTGGAGACCCTGGACAACGGGAAGCCTTTCCAAGAGTCTTATGTCTTGGACCTGGATGAGGTCATCAAAGTGTACCGGTACTTTGCTGGCTGGGCTGACAAGTGGCacagcaagaccatccccatggatgGTGAGCATTTCTGCTTCACCCGGCATGAGCCTGTTGGTGTGTGTTGCCAGATAATCCCATGGAACTTCCCCTTGGTCATGCAGAGCTGGAAGCTCGCCCTGGCACTTGCCATGGGCAACACTGTGGTCACGAAGGTGGCAGAGCAGACACCCCTTTCTGCCCTGTACTTGGCCTCCCTCATCAAGGAGGTGGGCCTTCCCCCTGGGCTGGTGAACATCGTCACAGGCTATGGCCCAACAGCAGGAGCAGCCATCGCCCATCACATGGATATCGACAAAGTGGCCTTCACCGGCTCCACCAAGGTGGGCCACCTGATCCAGAAGGTGGCCGGCAATTCCAGCCTCAAGAGAGTCACCCTGGAGCTGGGCGGGAAGAGCCTGAGCATCGTGTTGGCTGATGCCGACATGGACCATGCTGTGGAGCAGCGCCAAGAGGCACTGTTCTTCAACATGGGCCAGTGCTGCTGTCCGGGTTCCCGGACCTTCATTGAAGAATCCATCTGTGATGAGTTTCTGGAGAGAACGGTGGAGAAAGCTAAGCAGAGGAGAGTCGGGAACCCATTTGATCTGGACACCCAACAGGGGCCCCAGGTGGACAGGGAACGGTTTGAACGAATCCTGGGCTATATCCAGCTTGGCCAGAAGGAGGGGGCAAAACTTCTCTGCGGTGGGGAGCATTTCAGAGAACAAGGTTTCTTCATCAAGCCCACCGTCTTTGGTGGTGTGCAAGATGACATGAGGATCGCTAGGGAGGACATCTTCGGGCCCGTGCAGCCACTCTTTAAGTTCAAGAAGATCGAGGAGGTGATTGAGAGGGCCG TGAGAGGGTATGGCTTGGCTGCTGCTGTGTTCACCCAGGATCTGGACAAAGCCATGTATTTCACGCAGGCACTCCAAGCTGGAACAGTGTGGGTAAACACCTACAATGTTGTCACCTGCCACACGCCATTCGGAGGGTTTAAGGAATCTGGCAatgggagggagctgggggaagATGGGCTTAAGGCCTACACAGAGGTGAAGACGGTCACCATCAAGGTTCCTCAGAAGAACTCATAA